The nucleotide sequence GGATCTTTAAAGCCAGAGAGGTTTTTGCCAACGAGTGCTGGTTTAATGGGATGCATGATCATAGTGGCGCTATAATCGTTTATCCAATAGTAACTATCACCGTCATATCGAAGGGCACGAATAGTGTCCATTGCCGACTTTTGCGCTTGCTCGGTGGAAATATTTTCAGATGCTATACGAGAAAAGTTGTATTCAATAATGTTGTGTGCGATCTCAACAACATTTTGGGTTTTATGATATTTTTGCTGCAACAGAGATGTTTTAAATGCATTTAAAGTTAGAAAGATGACAATGGAAAATGAAATAAAAACGATAAATACATTCAGTTGCAATCTGCGCTTAATTTTTAGGTTTCGTAAGTTCATGTAGATCCTTAATTAGCTAAATCTAATATACCATGTGTTATTACTACTAAAGATAGTGCATAAAGAGTAGTAATACCATTACGTTAAATTTATCATAAGGCTCTTTTAAGTACTCAGTTTCGTACTTTTGTAGCCGACTCTTATAAAACCGCTTTATTTCACTGAAAAAAATACAATAAAATAATCTCAATGATTGTTTTTTCATGTAAAATCACACGATTAAAGCTTGATGCTTTTACAATATAACGTTCAAACATCCCCTAGTTACCTGGAATATAGATATCATGCGAGTAGCCGTTACTCAGTTTGCCACTTTACCAACTCTTGAACAAAATTTAGCAAGCTGCATTCAAACGATAAATGAGGCTGCTGCTTGTAAGCCATGCTTAATTGTTCTGCCTGCGTTTTGTAATACTTTATTTTGTTATGCTGTGCCAACCTATGCGGATCATAACCAAGCCTGGGCTGAAGCCTTAACGATTGATGGTGAGTTTTTACAAGAAATAGCACAGCAAGCAAAATTGCATAGTTGTTATATTGTTATGAATGCAAGCATCAGACGAGACTTAACTCGAGACCATCAAGATGGTGCAATCAAATCAAATATCAGTGTCACCTCGTGTTTGTTTTCCCCGTTAGGAGCGCTGATTCATCAGGAGAACAAGCAAAGGTTAATCGGGCATGAAAGTGAATTTTTTAGTAGTGACGATATCAATAGTAGCAATCAATATCACGAGGTTATAACAAGTCCTTGTGGTGAAATTGCGCTATTAGCGGGTGACGACAGTGCTAGTTTTGAAGCAGCACGAGTATTAGCTTTAAAGGGCGTAAAATTAATATGCAATTCATTGAATTCATTTGCCTTAGATCAAAGTGATTATGTTGACTCTGCTCGAGCTTGTGAAAATAATGTATTTTACGCAACGGCTAATAAAATTGGACCACTCATAGCTGAAACAACATTATCAAATTATGCACAAGTGCATGAAGTGATTGATCAAGATTCACTCTCTAACTCATTAGTCGGTGTTGGCCAGAGCCAAATTATTGCTCCAAATGGCAAAGTCTTAGCAAAACTTGCACATAATGAAGCAGGTTATACCTTTGCTGATATTGATCTTACTTTGGCTAAAGCTGGACTGAACAATAAATGTCGTCCCGATGGTACTGAAATCATGCAACAGCGACGTGCAGAGCTTTATAACGAAACAATACTCGACAAGCAATTTGCCGCTTTGGAAATAAAATCGGCTGATCATCAGGTGATCCCTGAGACGACTAATGTCGCTATATTTGCAACATACAAGTCTAACGAACAAGCCATAGAAGATGTTTGTCATTATATTGAAAATAATCTCAGTGATATTATACAACTGCCAGAATTATTTTTTATCTCTGATAAAGCCATTACTCAAGATGCTGATAAACGCGCTGAAATAGCAGACTTGAGTACCGAGCTTATTAAACAAATTAGTGGAGTACTAAGACCCTTCCAATATGTTTGCACAAGCTTAATTATTGATGGTTCGCATTACGCAGTGATCATCAGTGAGCACGGTTTATTTGCCAAACAGCCACAGTTGCACTTTTGTAAAAGGTATCAGTGGACTGAGTTAGGCGAACATTTAAAAATTATAGAATTGCCTTTAGAACAAGGTCACCTTAACTTAGCAATGCTCACCGGTGATGACGCTAACATACCTGAAATAGTTAAGCTGGCAGCGGTTAATGACATTCACTTGTTGCTTGTACCATTTGATATTCAAGAGCCGAGTGATGCTGAGTTTAGTTTTATATCACACGCAGCTGAATATAGAATTTGTGTTGTAGCGGCAAGCCGTGAGAAAAGTTTTAGTGCCGCATTACCTCATGATTCGAATAATGCGGCGATAAAAGGCAAAGTTAAAACCAAAAAATCTACCGGTCTAATTGTTAATTTAGGTAGTAAAGCGGCATTAATAGCACAATTACAGACAGCTAAATTCGATGGTTGTATTAATAAGCCTATAGTAAAACATCAGCATGGAAAAATTACTAAAGCACTTATTCATCCACTAGCCACCTGTGACAAAGATATTATTGGTTTTAATTAAAACAGCATTAGTTGATAATAGCGGGTATCAGTTTACTCAAATGTATTATTGATTATGACAAAAACACCGGCACTGTGTATTTATACAGTTCCGGTGTTTTCTGATATTATTTTATAGTGAAGAGTTTAAATATTTTAGAGTTGAACCTTGGTAAGTCGCTTCTGATCTCGCACTGTTAATAGTACAGATTTACAAAATTATGGCTTAGCCATAGATAGATGAAGCGTTAATTTTTCTGCAGTATTTCTAATGACAAAACTATTTCACTTTATTTCGATCGCTTGAGTCATTTTTTTGTTGGTCATCAGGTCTCTACGTTTATGCTTTTATCTTTGATTTACCTTTATATACAGGAGAGCTCTATGTTAAGAGTGATAGTTTTATTTCTGAGTGTCTCAATGAGCTTTAGTACATTTTCGGCGACCAACCTAACGAGATTAAATGACCATGGCATTGAAAAATGGCAACCAAAAGTGTTTTCTGGTGAGTGTATTTATAGTGTTCGCGAACATAAAGGCAGAATAGCGTTGCAAGCGTTAAGTGATAGTTCTGCCTCAGGTTTGGTATTAGAGCAATCGGTTGACCTTTCAGTTACACCTTATATAAGTTGGAGTTGGTTAATAGAAAAACAGTTACTTGAACTCAATGAACTCAGTAAAGATGGCGATGACTTTGTCGCGCGAATTTATGTGGTTATCGATGGCGGTTTTATGGTTTGGAAAACGAAATCATTAAGCTATGTTTGGTCGAGTAATCAAGCGCAAGGAAAAATTTGGGATAATCCATTTGCCGGCTCAAATGTTAAAATGATGTCTATTCAAGGTAGCACAGCTGAGAAAGGAAAATGGTACGATGAAAAACGTAATTTATACCAAGACTTGATTGCAGCTTTTGGCGATCAAGGCAGTGAAAGTGCCAATCTTAAAGCCTACAAAAATATCGATATAATCGCCATTATGACTGACACCGATAACAGCAAAAAAACAGCAGAGTCTTATTATGGCGATATCATCTTTAGTCAGAAATAGCGTAACTTTCATCAAATTGGCCATCGATAATAGAGCATTATTATCGTAATACTTCCGCTGAAATTAGCCCAATAGTTGTGGTTAAAAGGGCGCTGCCGACTTATTTATTCTGAGCGATAGTGTTATCAAGTGAATGAAAGACAAAAGATGTTTTAGTGTTTGTTTTTTATATTTTTATATAATAAAATCTAAGTAAACCTATTAACCTTTAGTCCTATTAAGTTACGCGTTACACTTAAGTGTTTGTTATAAAATCAATTAACTTTATACGTTATAGAGTTGTAAAATATCACATCATATAGAAAAATAATCTAGAGTTGCTGAAAACCAACCTGAAAAGTGTCATTAGATAGGCTAAAAAATGGCAATAAGCTTATTGCTAGCTCTGTTGGCAAACAATATTATTTGAATTATAACGGAAGCTATACTGCCAAAATCACTTAAGACAGTAGGTGAAATAATGTGGTTGTAGTCTGGACAAGCTTTGAATTAATTTTTACCTTAGCTAGTAATATCAGACAAGTTTTCAATCCGGTTAATATTGAACTTTGAACACTTGAGCATAGCTATAACGTGCAAGCATGATTAAAGCGTGTTTTATTTGCTGGATAAGGCCCTCTTTTAGATTCATATCAAAGAGAGCCTTGTGACTGAATTACCCACTAAAAAACCAGCTTAAAACAATCTACAACTTAATAAAAAACACAGAGATAAAATCATAAACTTATCAGACTTACCGCTTTTTATTTGCTACTTGAACGAAGTAGTAACGTCCTAATACCACCATTAAAATTCCACCCAGTACCAAAGTAGATGATTCGACTAAGCGCTGTGTTATGAGTTCACTGGCAAATATAACGCCGCCAATAGCCGCGATTATAGGGACAAAAAGTTGAACAACTGCTGCTTGAGTAATTGATAACCCAGCGAGCGCGATATACCAAACATAATAGCCGACACCAGATGCAATAGCGCCAGATAACACGGCCATTAAAACGCCCATCGGTGTTATGTGCGCGTTGTTTAAAGTGAAAATTAGTAGGATTAGTACAAATGGCACCGTGCGCATGAAATTATAAGTTGTATCACTAAGCGCGTTTTTTGAGGATCTACCGACTAACGTATAAAACGCCCAGGCCATGCCCGAGATACTCATTAACACGAAACCAGCCAGTGATGGCGTGCTTAAACTTGGTACGATTAAGTAGACAAAGCCACTAAAAGCGACTGTTAACCCCAACCATTCTGATAGATGTAACTTATTACCTGAAACAACATTGATAATAATCATGGTTATTTGTACCGCGCCAAATAATATCAGTGCACCCGTGCCGGTATCTAATGAAATATAGCCAAACGAAAAGGCCAGCGCATAAATAAATAACATGCTTGCGGCCAACCAACTACCTTTTGATTTGCCATTTCCAACTATTGGAGCGCTGCTAGCATTCGTTTTCCTTTGGCTTAATTTAAGCAGGGAGATTAGTATAATAATTCCAGAAAACAAGCGTATAGCGGTAAAGTTGGCTGCATCAATAGCATTTTCACCTAAAGCTAATCGGCATAATACTGAATTAGCAGCAAAGGCCATTAGAGCAAAAATCGTGCTAACAATAATTTTTATAAGTTCTTTATTCAAAAGAAACAACACCTTATTTAAAATCTAGTTTGTAGTTAACCGCATATTAATTTTATAATAGGCTTTAGTAGATAATGAGACAGTTAGAAGTCTAATCGTCAGTTTGAATGCGGATTTCGTGTTAATTTTTCAGGTAAATATGGTCTAAAACCTTTTGTTTTAAGGCAGTTACCACCGGTAAATTTTACGCTTTATTTTTCATTAATGACACAGAGTTGATCATAAAAATAATTTTAATGCTCAGCACCATAGCATTAACTATCGTGATTGAGCTAAAATTCAAATGGACCAGATGCAGCAGTTAGACTCAAAATTGACCTAAAGTGAGTCAATATAGGGCTTCTAATTGAAGTCAATGCAAAAATGTATCGTTTTGCTGTATCATTATCTATAAGAACAAACGTTATTATATAAAGTAACAAAAAAACAAACAGACTAATCAATAACATTAATGACGGGATCATAATGCATAAAGGACAACTAAAAAGCTGGAACGGTAAGAAAGGGTTTGGCTTTATTAAATCGGATGACATTGAAGAAAATACGTTTATCCATATTTCTACCTTAAAAGCGATGAGTAGAAAACCTAAAGTCGGCGATATCATCTATTTCGAATTAGAAAATCAAGCTAATGGTAAAACCAGAGCAGTAAATTGTAGTATTGAAGGTGTAGACGCTAAATCTGGCACTACAGCAACGCCATCAGCAGAAACAGCACCAAAAGCTTCAACGCCAAGTAGTAAAGTCGTACCAATATTGATACTGACATTGGCGGTTATTGCCGTGGCAGCGTTTATTTACTAACGCTAAATATTGCGCACAATTATTGTTAAGAAATCGCTATAGCAATACTGCGTGTAGAAAGAAGATATAAACAAAAACGATATGTTATTTACCATGACTAATTTTGACTCGTCATGGTAAATAACATTTTTACTCTTCATTATTTTCATATCTAATACGGCATAAGTGTTCGTCGTACTTTCAATTATCAGCAACCCCCTTAAAAGTGCAGACTTAAGCATGATGAAGAAGGGGACTTCTATTTCACTCAAGAAATGCGTGACAGTAACAACGATGAATCTGATGAAATTGCCATGAAAATCCAGGCCGTATTACTTTTTATTGGCCGTTATTACGCAAAATTTGGCGATTTGGCGCAGTTATCAGATCCTATGTTTGGTATTAAAGAATCAGATATAGATGCCTTAAAAAAAGACGAGTTACTCGTAAGCTCTTTAAAAACGTTAAGATTAGGCAACTGGGATAAAGCGCTAGATTATTTATCTAGCCGAAACTTGATCTTTAAAATGGCCAAAGACCGCTATGTATTTAGCTCCGCCGCCATGGCCTTTTTAAATAGGTTAATAACAGCGCATACAGAGTTTATCAATAAGTAACTAAGGCATTAACGATTAAGAGCGGCGTCTAAATTAGCGAGTTTAACAACCTCACCAGCGATTAAATTCTCTAAATGGATGTCGCCAATGCGAACTCTTACCAGCCTTAATGTCGCAAAGCCGACAGCAGCCGTCATTTTTCTAATCTGACGATTTTTCCCTTCACAGAGCGTGATAGAAATCCAGCGAGTAGGGCCATGTTTTGGATCGCGAATTTTACGACCACGAGCCGGGAGTTCAGGCTCCTCGTCAAGCTTGAACGCTTGGCAAGGCAGGGTGATGTATTTAGTGCCTTTGATAGTAATCTCAACGCCATTTTTCAGCTTTAACATTGCCTCTTCAGTGATCTCGCCATCAACTTGCGCGTAGTACTCTTTTTCTATCGCTTTATCTCTAACTTTATAGCTCATCATACCGTCTGTTGTTAATAACAATAAGCCTTCGGAGTCGTGATCTAATCGGCCAATCGCCATGGTTTTATCTGGGAAATTAAATAGCTCACCGAGTAGATGCTTCTTCTTTCGTGACTCAGGTACAAACTGACTTAAAAAGCCATAGGGCTTAAATATTTTGAAGTGCTGATGATTTTGTTTGTGCTCAACGAGCTCAGCTAAACTGGTTTGATTAGAGGCGTGATTAGCCGTTTGGTTATTAGCAGTTTGATAAAGGCTTGGCATTAAATCTAGCTTGAACATAAAGTCTGAATGGGATGGTATTATATAGTTACTCTAAGTGAGATGCACGGCGTCTGAAAGTGTGATAGTTAACTGAGTAATTAAGGGAGTAGTTAAGACAGTAACACTAGGTTTATAGCAAAACTTCAGCACTGCTGTGCTCAAAACAATAGAGATTTATCACTTGTTTTCTCTAAGTATAAGGGCGACAAACTCAGTAGGAAAAACGTTTCCAGGAATAGTACTCTTTAGCTTCTTAAACTGCGTAAATGGGCGGTTTTAGTGCTTATGGACGATTCTTTATTGATGTCGATAGGTAAACGTAGTCTATCTATTTCAGATTGTATCGAGTCAATAAATTTTATGCTAAAAAACCCGGCTTTACCTTAAGCTATTGTTATATAAGCTTTTGATGTTTTTTTTTGCTCCTAGTGAATTTAGGTACAATATAAGTGTGTTGATATAATTTCCGTACTAACCTTCAATGGATATTATTATGATTTTAGATTTAGAGTACACGAGCAAATTATTACAAACATTTGAGAACGCAGAAACGCCATTTATTACGTTTTCGGCTTTTGATGTTCCATTAAATGATGGTAAATTTTATTTTCATTATTTGAATTTAATTGAGAATGGTCTTATTACTGATATAAATTTATCTGCTCGCAATATGGGTATATGTATATGTGATCTTGGTGTATCTTTTATTGAGGGAATTGATATTAGAATATCTCAAAAGGGTCATGATTTTGCTTATGCATTAAATAATAAAAATGTTATGAAGCAACTTGTAAATGAGTTTAAAGGTGCACCATTTAAGTCTTTATTAGATATTAGTCAAAAGTTACTAGTACATTATTTAAAAAAGAAAGTAGATGATATAACAGTTAATTGATTAATCTTTATAATCAGGTTTATGGACTAATTTAGAGATTTAAAATCTGGCAGTGAATACGAGAAGACCACCTATCCCACGAACACACCCTGCTATGTCCGATACTCTTCAGTATTGGACATAGTGTATATATTGCTTTAAACTGATTTCATCTGATTATTGATACCTAGAATGCAAAATAAAATGTTATTAACTAAACCTGTTCCTTTATATCCGCCATATCTAGATTTATGCGATTTCGATTTTGATGACTATCCTGAGTTAGATAAAATATTCTCATCAAATGAACCCTGGTGGCTTGAGCAATTTAATTGGGGCAAAGTTTTTCTGACTTACATTGGCAGAAACAAATCTGCACATACCTATGACAGATTTAGAAATGACGTTGAGCGTTTTCTTTTGTGGTCATTTATCGAAAAGAAAACTCCAATTGATCAATTGAGAAAATCAGACTTCCTAGAATATGCTGATTTTTGTTGGCTGCCACCGGTTAGCTGGATTGGTACGTCAAATCAAGAACGCTTTAAAATAGCTAATGGTTATTCATCAGTAAATGAACTTTGGTTTCCATTCAAAATTCAAGCGCCTAAAAGTCAAAAAGCTAATTATGTTATTGATAAGAAAAAATATCGTCCGTCACAGCAAACTCTGACATCAATGTTTACCGCCGTTATCGCTTTTTATAATTACTTAATGTCTGAAGATTTTTGTGTTGGCAACCCAGCACAAATCGCTAAAAAAGATTGTCGTCATTTTATTATCGATTCACAAGTTAAAGAAGTTAAACGTTTAACGTCTAGTCAATGGCAATATGTTTTAGACACTGCCGTTGAAATGGCTGATGAAAATCCGATGTTCGAGCGCAATCTATTCGTTATTGCGGCTTTAAAAACGCTGTTTTTGAGGATTTCTGAGTTATCTGAACGTGCAAATTGGTCGCCCACCATGGGACATTTTTGGCAAGATGATGACGAAAACTGGTGGCTTAAAGTCTTTGGTAAAAGCCGTAAATTACGTGATATCACAGTTCCACTCGATTTTCTGCCTTTTTTAGAGCGTTATCGTGCATCTCGTAGCTTACTTGGGCTGCCTTCTAGCAACGAAAACTCGACTCTAGTTGAAAAAGTACGTGGTCAAGGCGGTATGACATCTCGTCATTTACGTCGTTTGGTACAAAGTGTGTTTGATCAAGCTTATGAAAATATGCGTAGTTCGGAAGGTGCAAATAAAGCACTAAAATTAAAAGAGGCGTCTTCTCACTGGTTACGACATACCGGTGCCAGTATGGAAATCGAACGTGGGCGCCCTCTTAAAGATATTTCTGAAGATCTCGGTCATGCAAGTATGGCCACCACTGATACGGTATATGTACAAAGCGAAAACAAAAAACGTGCTGAAAGCGGTAAGAAAAGAAAGGTTGATTAACCAAACTAACTTATTGAATAAAAGTATTAATATCTTTTATTAGCCATTTGTTCGCCATTTATTCGTTAAGTTTTCTATTGATTTTGAATAACTGTCTTATTTCAAGCTGCTAACGTTTCTTGAAATAAGATAGTCACAAGCGCCCTTTTGATTGTATAAAACATGGCTTCAATCACCACCTAACACACTGATTGATAATGATTAAAATGTAAAGTCAACTATCATTAACGTCATCTGTGTCTACCTTAGTTTTTCTGCTAACTTCGGCCAACTTTGTTTAAAGGTAATAAACAATAGCGACGCAGATAACAGCAGTAACATACTCAACACCTCTGGTAGCACTTGTGCAAACGAGGCCCCCATCTGATCAACATTGATAAATGCTTGTACTCCTGCGGTACTGGGAATTAACTTGCTTAAAATAACTAATGGTGCAGGAATAGACTCAACTGGCCATGCAAATCCCGCCAGAAATATAATCGGTATAGATGTCGGTATTAAATGAATGATCGGTTGCACCTTATAACGCATAAAAGAGCCGATAACGATTGCCCAAGCAGTTGCGGTGAATGAAAAGATGATACTGACAGCCATCAAATCTTCTAATTTTCCCATGTGTGGGTAGTCTTGAACCCAATAAACAATACCAATGTAATAAAAAGTATTCAGGCAACAAATAGTTGTCCCCGCAAATAGTAGCGCCAATCTATTTTGAAATAAGGTCATATCATAGGGCGCGCCTGACGCTCTCCAACTGCCTAAAAGCATGCACAAGCCTAAGAGCAGTGTTTGTTGCAAAACGATTATAGCAACGCCCGGTACCACGTAAGTTGAGTAACCACCGCTAGGATTAGATGCGGCACTTAATTCGAGTTGAACAGGCTCCCTTCGCTCTTTTTCCTGCGCTGAAGAGCCCGTAAAACCGCGCTCATGAGCAATTTCGAGCTTGCTCGACAGTGCTTGAACTGCACCTGAAAACCCGAGGAGTCCGCCACGATTAAGCATAAAATAAGCACCGTTGCCCAATACCACCGTTTTAGTTAGTTGCCCACGCTTGATGTTACGATTAAAATCGTCAGGAATAATCATGCCTCCATCAATATCACCATCGCGCAACGCTTTTTCTAAGGAGCTTACATCATCCATTAGGCCAATCACTTTTATGTCAGGGCTTGCTTGTGCTAAACGAACTAACTCACGGCTTAAACTGGTGTGGTCAAGATCAACGATGGCGACAGGTATTTCACGTACTTGTTCAGGGCTGTAAGGGAACGGGTAATAGATTGAATATACAATAGGTCCAATAAAAATCAGCAATAATACGTTGCGATCTTTCACAATCGCTAGCATTGTTTGCCAGTAACTTCTAAAAAATCCTCTCATGTATTAATCTCCATTTAGGATGTTTCACAGCGTAATTTAAGCCGCTTTATGGCAAACGGCAAAGGCAGTAAAACAAACGACAATAGAATTAACAGTTCAGGCAGAGAATGTTGAACGGACGTGCCAAGCTCTGTTTGTTCTATTTGTAAACGCAGTAGTGAACGAACTGGCAGCAGATAAGCCCAAAGTTCAGCTAACAAAGGCATTGATTGCTGCGGAAATGTGACACCAGCATAAGCAAATGCAGGTGCCGTAAAAAATACCGCAACTGAGAGTCCTGTCGCTAATTGCGGAGCGAATGCTGCAAACAGCAAACCTAAAACAATGTAAGCAGCTATCATAAACTCCCAAGCGATGATCAATAGACTTAAGCTGCCATTTATTGGCCATCCAGCGATGCCAAATAGATAGAGTAAACAAGCTAAACCAATCACCGATGAGAGCAAAAACAACGGTAATACTTTCGCAAGCAAAGCGTTATAGATGTTATGTCCTGTAGCAAGCCACTGTGCGCTGGTGTTATCCTGATATTCTTTGCCCACTAAATACACCGACCAGATCATAACAAACACCTGAAGCATCGCCGGAAGCAAACCCGCAATAAGAAAATATTGATAGTTTTGAAAAGGATTAAATAAGGTACGTAGTTCTGCTTGCACGGGCGAGAAATTAACTTTGGCTTCGATTGAGCTTTCACCACGTTCTTGTAACGAACTTATTTTTATCGCGGCAGACATAGTACCGGTAACTTCGCGTAAACTTTTTGAAATAACCCCCGATACCGTTAAAAATTGAGCGCTATGCCAAGCAAAAACAGTCGTTTGTCTGCCTAACTTTAATGACTGACTAAAGTCTTTAGGGATTACTACAACAGCATACACGGCAGCAGTATCAAGTAATGCTCTTGCTTGTGTAGACGATGCCATTGTTTCAGCAATTCGCAATTGAGGTGATGCATCCAACATTCTTATATAAGCACGAGAAACGCTTGAGCCATCATTATTAACAACGGCGATTGGTATATCGCGAAGTACTCCAGATGAAAAAATCCACGTAACAACAACCATACTTAATATGAGTGTAATTAATGAAAAGAAAACTTCACCAGAGCACCGTTTATAATGAAGCCATTCTCGCTTTAACGCCGCGACAAAACCCGCATTGTCTGTTGATTTATTAGCCATAGACTTCAACTCAGCTCGCCTTTGACTAATCTAGTGTGAGCAAAACGCTCATACCTGGACGCAAATCATCTACTGGTTTGTCGGGCCGCATTTTAATTTCAAAGGTTTTAATGTCGTAACCTGACGAATAACGCGTTGCTCGCCACGTTGCAAAATCAGCCTGCACGCTAATGTAATATACTGAAAGTGAAATTACTTGATTATCAAGCGCAGGCACTGTGCCTGTTATCTTTTCGCCCATTTTAAAGTGAGACAAATAATCTTCTCGCACATTGAGTACCACCCAAGCATCACTCAAATCAACTAAGGTCATCACTGGATATCCCGCTGGGGCTAATTCACCTGTTTCTACAAGCACTTGACTGACTTCACCGGCTATAGGCGCAGTAAGATGAGTCTCAGCTTTATAAGCTGCTATTTCTGCAACAAGTCCATCAGCTTGACCTACAATGGCAAGCGCGGCCGCTTTATCTTCAGCTCTAGAGCCATTTACCGCCATTTCATATTGCGCTCTTGCTGCTTTAGCGGCGTCGGCAGATGCACTCGCATTGGTCATTGCTTCATCGTGTTTTTGCGCGGAAATAAGGCCTTCTTTAAATAAAGTATCAAAACGCTCAAATGTTTTTTGTGCAAGTTCAGCCCCTGATTGTGCACCTTCCCAAGCAAAACGAGTCATTTGTATCTCTTCTGTTCGGGTACCGGTATCAGCTTTATTATTGATGGCCATAGCGGCATCACGACCAGAGTTTGCTTGTAACATTTTGGCGGATAGTTCAGGGCTGTCTAACTCAAATAACCTATCGTTTAATGCCACTGTGTCTCCTTCACGTATAAAAATTTGACCTACACGCCCTACCACTTTAGCCGCAACATCAACTTCACGGGCTTCAACTTGCCCTTGAAATACTAAGGGTGGAGCTTGAGTAATCGTATATAAGCCAAAGCCTAATACACTAACAATAGTGATGGCTCCTGCAATAATCGCAACCTTTTGATTCACAGTGTTTTTTCCTCAATGGCTAAGCTAACATCGGCCTGATTTATATAACGACTAAAATTTTGCAATTGACCACTTCCTTCGAGTAAATCTACTAAGGATAAAACAAAATCATACGCTGCAGCCGATTGCTGTGTTTTTACTTTCGCTACCGATAATAGTGCATCAATAACATCAAGCGAGGTCCCTAAACCTTCTGAAAAAAGTCGTTCTCTGAGTGT is from Colwellia sp. Arc7-635 and encodes:
- a CDS encoding ABC transporter permease, whose translation is MANKSTDNAGFVAALKREWLHYKRCSGEVFFSLITLILSMVVVTWIFSSGVLRDIPIAVVNNDGSSVSRAYIRMLDASPQLRIAETMASSTQARALLDTAAVYAVVVIPKDFSQSLKLGRQTTVFAWHSAQFLTVSGVISKSLREVTGTMSAAIKISSLQERGESSIEAKVNFSPVQAELRTLFNPFQNYQYFLIAGLLPAMLQVFVMIWSVYLVGKEYQDNTSAQWLATGHNIYNALLAKVLPLFLLSSVIGLACLLYLFGIAGWPINGSLSLLIIAWEFMIAAYIVLGLLFAAFAPQLATGLSVAVFFTAPAFAYAGVTFPQQSMPLLAELWAYLLPVRSLLRLQIEQTELGTSVQHSLPELLILLSFVLLPLPFAIKRLKLRCETS
- a CDS encoding efflux RND transporter periplasmic adaptor subunit; its protein translation is MNQKVAIIAGAITIVSVLGFGLYTITQAPPLVFQGQVEAREVDVAAKVVGRVGQIFIREGDTVALNDRLFELDSPELSAKMLQANSGRDAAMAINNKADTGTRTEEIQMTRFAWEGAQSGAELAQKTFERFDTLFKEGLISAQKHDEAMTNASASADAAKAARAQYEMAVNGSRAEDKAAALAIVGQADGLVAEIAAYKAETHLTAPIAGEVSQVLVETGELAPAGYPVMTLVDLSDAWVVLNVREDYLSHFKMGEKITGTVPALDNQVISLSVYYISVQADFATWRATRYSSGYDIKTFEIKMRPDKPVDDLRPGMSVLLTLD